A single genomic interval of Mucilaginibacter robiniae harbors:
- a CDS encoding rhomboid family intramembrane serine protease, which yields MEEYLLQAPVASAIFAITIATTLYAFSNDTAYRNMALHPYSVYRGKQIWTILTSGLIHVDWTHLIFNMFSYFFFAFDLERLLGHWQFAILYIASILLSDMPSVYKHKDEYRYYSLGASGAISAVVFSSILFIPFNSIYIFPIPFGIPAIIYGVLYLIYCVYASRTSHDAVNHDAHFYGALSGLVITVLLNHQVINLFLQQVKTAIGH from the coding sequence ATGGAAGAGTACTTATTACAGGCTCCGGTAGCCTCAGCCATATTTGCCATCACCATTGCGACTACGCTTTATGCTTTCTCAAACGATACAGCCTATCGCAACATGGCGCTGCATCCTTACAGCGTTTATCGCGGCAAACAGATTTGGACCATATTAACCAGCGGACTTATCCATGTAGATTGGACACACCTGATCTTCAACATGTTTTCTTATTTCTTCTTTGCTTTTGACTTGGAGAGATTATTAGGTCACTGGCAGTTTGCCATACTTTACATAGCCAGTATTTTATTGAGTGATATGCCTTCCGTGTATAAGCATAAAGACGAATATCGGTATTACAGCTTAGGAGCATCAGGTGCTATTAGCGCTGTGGTATTTAGTTCTATTCTGTTTATTCCGTTTAATTCTATCTATATTTTCCCCATACCTTTTGGCATTCCGGCTATTATTTATGGCGTATTGTACCTGATTTATTGTGTGTACGCTTCACGCACTTCGCATGATGCCGTTAACCATGATGCCCACTTTTATGGTGCTTTAAGCGGCTTGGTAATTACCGTATTGCTCAACCACCAGGTAATTAATCTATTTTTGCAGCA
- a CDS encoding M14 family zinc carboxypeptidase, which yields MKKLLLVLLLTLAGHAYAQLTPFERSTDHNYTATYAQVMAYYPQLAKQYPQLRLFNYGTTDVGKPLTLAVLSRDRVFDPSLIKKQNKRVILINNGIHPGEPEGIDASMMLIRDLLKNNKLPKDVVVCFIAVYNIDGCLNRGLSRISQNGPRAYGFRGNYRNLDLNRDFIKADSRNALAFIQILNAWQPEVFLDNHTSDGADYQYVMTLIETQKDKQNPILADYTAKVLSPELYKRMAQSGYEMIPYVESEKGTPDSGIVAFLETPRFSSGYTAQHNIISYITETHMLKPYDKRVYSTYYFMQHLIDICQRDAQRIGQLKQQVDTQVKQQKTFALNWDLDETKYDMLQFKGYEAGHKPSDISGLPRLYYNRNKPYTKNIKYYNTYKVTATANKPAAYVVPQAWGKIIDLFKLNKVAMHRLKHDTTLSLQMYYIADYKTSPRPYEGHYLHSDVKLTPTNMPIKFYEGDYVVYTNQPINRYIVETLEPQGVDSFFAWGFFDSMLGQKEHYSDYVFEDIAATYLKQHPELEKQLDDEKAKNPQLAKSASAQLEYVYHHSPYFEPTYLRYPVGRLLTDIQLDLN from the coding sequence ATGAAAAAACTTCTATTGGTATTATTGCTTACACTGGCAGGTCATGCTTATGCCCAGCTTACGCCTTTTGAACGCAGTACCGACCATAACTACACCGCTACCTACGCCCAGGTAATGGCTTACTACCCCCAATTGGCTAAACAATACCCGCAGCTTAGGTTATTTAACTATGGCACTACTGATGTAGGCAAACCTTTAACACTAGCTGTACTATCGCGCGATCGTGTTTTTGACCCATCCCTCATCAAAAAACAAAACAAGCGTGTAATTCTCATTAACAATGGTATACACCCTGGCGAACCGGAAGGTATTGATGCCAGCATGATGCTGATACGAGATTTGTTGAAAAATAACAAGTTGCCTAAAGACGTAGTAGTCTGCTTTATTGCGGTGTACAATATTGATGGTTGTCTGAATCGTGGACTGTCGCGCATTAGTCAGAATGGCCCGCGGGCTTATGGTTTTCGGGGCAATTACCGCAACCTGGACCTGAACCGCGATTTTATCAAGGCGGATAGCCGTAATGCACTGGCTTTTATACAAATATTGAACGCCTGGCAACCGGAAGTTTTTCTGGATAATCATACCAGTGATGGAGCCGACTATCAGTATGTGATGACGCTTATTGAAACACAAAAGGATAAGCAGAACCCTATATTAGCCGATTATACAGCTAAAGTATTATCACCCGAACTGTACAAGCGTATGGCTCAAAGCGGTTACGAGATGATTCCGTACGTAGAGAGTGAAAAAGGCACGCCAGATTCGGGCATTGTGGCTTTTCTGGAAACACCACGTTTTTCAAGCGGCTATACGGCACAGCATAATATTATCAGCTATATCACCGAAACGCACATGCTGAAACCGTATGATAAGCGCGTATACAGCACTTACTACTTTATGCAGCACCTGATTGATATTTGCCAACGTGATGCTCAACGTATTGGTCAGTTAAAACAGCAGGTTGACACACAAGTAAAGCAGCAGAAAACCTTTGCCTTAAACTGGGATTTAGATGAGACGAAATATGATATGCTCCAGTTTAAAGGTTATGAAGCCGGACACAAACCCAGTGATATTAGCGGCTTGCCACGTTTATACTACAACCGCAACAAACCTTACACCAAAAACATTAAATATTACAACACTTACAAAGTAACCGCCACAGCCAATAAGCCTGCGGCCTATGTAGTACCACAGGCTTGGGGTAAAATTATTGATTTATTTAAGCTGAATAAGGTTGCCATGCACCGCTTAAAGCATGATACTACCTTAAGCTTGCAGATGTACTACATTGCTGATTATAAAACCAGTCCCCGCCCGTATGAAGGCCATTACCTGCATAGCGATGTTAAACTGACGCCAACTAACATGCCGATTAAGTTTTATGAAGGTGATTACGTGGTCTATACCAACCAGCCTATTAATCGTTATATAGTGGAAACTTTGGAACCGCAAGGGGTAGATTCATTCTTTGCCTGGGGCTTTTTTGATTCTATGCTAGGTCAAAAAGAACATTATTCTGATTATGTGTTTGAAGATATTGCGGCTACTTATCTGAAACAACATCCTGAACTGGAAAAACAACTGGATGACGAAAAAGCTAAAAACCCGCAGCTAGCCAAAAGTGCTTCGGCACAATTAGAGTATGTGTATCACCATTCACCTTATTTCGAACCAACGTATCTGCGCTATCCGGTAGGTCGTTTATTAACCGACATTCAATTGGATTTAAATTAA
- a CDS encoding TlpA family protein disulfide reductase — MIRKLLLLSLLTNICTTLLAQKPVILCGEAYKFKNKFNTINILEPQKNPVGDQFVYLAHIPVDSGAHFSYKLKLGRAQFIIVSYMNERQRLYVYPGDSVHVSFQKIDKPDTINNLILTYYKAFKENNQYSGNDAARIGFFSMLARKTGSLEGPGFMLSKDNANYLQILKTRVTDTYNQRLQLLHDAAQVHHFKPDFVEAAANEIRGIYLDNLLMAVFIGSTPEHDPAYFKEIQEENITWKKLRKSNAYLSFGYSYVMYYNYNPGGVRPSPEARLAAAFVRAANLKDDSVRNFFLTDIISRKMEDQVGNFAELMTRYQQICTNKAYVDGVMAIYQPSVLNKPLPEAVLNAPLMSNNYQLFTLRDVIKKGKPVFIDFWASWCGPCMKEIPILQHYKELYKDQIEFRFVSVDKKGKEVDWLKAIKDKNFLGEHYLIQDDALTNFAQLKTIPRYLIIDKEGKLNTFRGPNLLEDEKGFENALKAVLQ, encoded by the coding sequence ATGATTCGGAAGCTACTACTTCTTTCATTGCTCACTAATATATGTACCACGCTGCTGGCCCAAAAGCCTGTTATTTTATGTGGCGAAGCTTACAAGTTTAAAAATAAGTTCAATACAATAAACATACTGGAGCCACAAAAGAATCCTGTTGGCGACCAATTTGTATATCTGGCTCATATACCAGTAGATTCTGGTGCGCACTTTAGTTACAAGCTAAAGCTTGGTAGGGCGCAATTTATTATTGTTAGCTATATGAATGAACGGCAACGTCTGTACGTTTATCCAGGTGATTCGGTACACGTTAGTTTCCAAAAAATAGATAAACCTGATACTATCAATAACTTGATACTTACCTATTACAAGGCGTTTAAAGAGAATAACCAATATAGTGGGAATGATGCCGCTCGTATCGGTTTTTTTTCGATGCTTGCCCGAAAAACAGGTTCTTTAGAAGGGCCAGGGTTTATGTTGAGTAAGGATAATGCTAATTACCTGCAGATTTTAAAAACCAGGGTAACCGATACCTATAACCAACGTTTGCAATTATTGCATGATGCTGCTCAAGTTCATCATTTTAAACCCGATTTTGTGGAGGCTGCTGCTAATGAAATAAGAGGTATTTATTTAGATAACCTGTTGATGGCTGTTTTCATAGGATCTACTCCAGAACATGATCCTGCTTATTTTAAAGAAATTCAGGAGGAAAATATTACTTGGAAAAAGTTACGAAAATCAAATGCGTATCTGAGTTTTGGGTATAGCTATGTGATGTATTATAATTACAATCCAGGTGGTGTTCGGCCCAGCCCTGAAGCCAGATTAGCTGCTGCATTTGTTCGGGCCGCTAATTTGAAAGATGATTCGGTGCGTAATTTCTTCTTGACAGATATTATATCGCGAAAGATGGAAGATCAGGTAGGCAACTTTGCTGAGTTGATGACACGCTACCAGCAAATTTGTACCAATAAAGCTTATGTAGATGGGGTAATGGCTATTTATCAGCCTTCGGTGCTGAATAAACCTTTGCCCGAAGCTGTTTTAAATGCTCCGCTGATGAGCAATAATTATCAGTTATTTACTTTACGCGATGTAATTAAAAAAGGCAAACCTGTGTTTATTGATTTTTGGGCGAGCTGGTGCGGACCGTGTATGAAAGAAATTCCTATCCTTCAGCACTACAAGGAACTTTATAAAGATCAGATTGAGTTTCGCTTTGTTTCGGTAGATAAGAAGGGCAAAGAGGTTGATTGGCTGAAAGCGATAAAAGATAAAAATTTCCTGGGCGAGCATTACCTTATCCAAGATGATGCCCTAACCAATTTTGCACAGCTTAAAACTATACCGCGCTACCTGATTATTGATAAAGAGGGTAAACTAAACACCTTTAGAGGCCCGAATTTGCTGGAAGATGAAAAAGGGTTCGAAAATGCCTTAAAAGCAGTGCTGCAATAA
- a CDS encoding sensor histidine kinase — protein sequence MKQKLAIVMALIAVAITGTIIFQLYWTFNAYRFNKAKFDYNIDTAMLRAMNDCKKDYFDSIRHVMVKRLSPPEMQIQMDTISEADSLNEPIKVSFNNQSMFRFEPYQFKRSVIDYYRRKIGHPATNAELFTEMSFYQPNLLHGLTMLLGTYDLTHGNGLLLNTKRASNSSCFKLSSHLRNGIYALPPRTKAADSLKLTHYFEKELNKLKIYESFQLIITDKLDVPILATDRYSETLQYPYKYHGFVFLDIVGPVYYMKAVFNYPQYGILKSMWLSLLCSGLLLLFTLFCFFYIIRTIRQQKKISELKDDFINNITHELKTPLATMTVAIEGLQNFNALKDPDKTQRYLQTSRDQINHLNKLVDKVLNAATYEKQGVKLHKEDINVDTLIQEVIASEEVRSGKKVHFEYLNQGIEIIKADKVHFRNVLANLVDNAIKYATEPVWVTITCRIEKSNAVISIKDDGIGIPEKYLHQIFDKFYRVPTGNLHQVKGTGLGLSYVKTVAEAHGGNVTVKSLDGVGSEFIVSIPLA from the coding sequence ATGAAACAAAAGCTTGCAATCGTTATGGCTTTAATTGCGGTAGCCATTACCGGAACCATCATTTTTCAATTATACTGGACGTTTAATGCCTATCGCTTCAACAAAGCCAAGTTTGACTATAACATTGATACCGCCATGTTGCGGGCCATGAACGATTGCAAAAAGGATTATTTTGATTCTATACGTCATGTTATGGTGAAACGGCTATCGCCACCTGAAATGCAAATCCAGATGGATACTATTTCGGAAGCTGATAGCTTGAACGAGCCTATTAAGGTTTCATTTAATAATCAATCCATGTTTCGCTTTGAGCCTTACCAATTTAAAAGGTCAGTTATTGATTATTATAGGCGCAAGATAGGACATCCGGCTACTAACGCTGAATTATTTACTGAGATGTCGTTTTATCAACCGAACTTGCTACATGGGCTTACAATGTTATTAGGGACCTATGATTTAACACATGGCAACGGCTTGTTGCTTAATACAAAAAGAGCATCAAACAGCTCTTGTTTTAAATTATCCAGCCATCTTCGAAATGGTATCTATGCACTACCACCTCGTACTAAAGCTGCTGATAGTTTAAAGCTGACTCATTATTTTGAGAAGGAATTAAATAAGCTGAAAATCTATGAAAGCTTTCAATTAATTATCACTGACAAACTTGATGTTCCTATACTTGCTACTGATAGGTATAGTGAAACACTGCAATACCCTTATAAGTATCATGGCTTTGTGTTTTTAGATATTGTAGGGCCAGTTTATTACATGAAAGCAGTGTTCAACTATCCGCAGTATGGCATTTTAAAAAGTATGTGGCTATCATTGTTATGCTCTGGCCTGCTGCTGTTGTTTACCCTATTCTGCTTCTTTTATATCATCCGAACTATCCGGCAGCAAAAAAAGATATCAGAATTGAAGGATGATTTTATCAATAACATCACGCACGAGCTGAAAACCCCGCTGGCTACCATGACAGTAGCCATTGAAGGCTTGCAAAACTTCAATGCCTTGAAAGACCCAGACAAAACACAACGGTATTTGCAAACTTCACGAGATCAGATTAACCATTTAAACAAGCTGGTTGATAAAGTACTGAACGCAGCCACCTACGAAAAACAGGGTGTAAAATTGCATAAAGAAGATATCAACGTAGATACGTTGATTCAGGAAGTGATAGCTAGTGAAGAGGTGCGGTCGGGTAAAAAGGTGCATTTTGAATACTTAAATCAAGGAATAGAAATCATTAAAGCCGACAAAGTGCATTTCAGGAACGTGCTGGCTAACTTGGTCGATAATGCCATTAAGTACGCTACCGAACCCGTTTGGGTAACTATTACCTGCCGGATTGAAAAGAGTAATGCGGTGATCAGTATTAAAGACGATGGTATAGGCATTCCTGAAAAATACCTTCATCAAATTTTTGATAAGTTTTACCGCGTACCCACCGGCAATCTGCATCAGGTAAAAGGAACGGGTTTAGGATTAAGCTATGTAAAAACCGTAGCTGAAGCTCATGGCGGAAATGTAACGGTTAAAAGTTTAGATGGTGTAGGTAGTGAGTTTATCGTTTCTATACCTTTAGCGTGA
- a CDS encoding response regulator transcription factor has protein sequence MNRIKVLLAEDEPALAHIIRESLEERNFEVMLCNNGEQALQCYRKYQPDVIALDVMMPKLDGFEVARQIRVQDLKTPIIFLTARSQSKDVVTGFELGANDYLKKPFGVEELIVRIKVLLSSYRMLDIKSHPASSIYYIGSMVFNADKGILQNEIETISLTTRESDILRVFCKNSHQVVERKILLNNLWGDDNFFNARSLDVFITKLRRHLEADAQVQIVTIRGVGYKLVW, from the coding sequence ATGAACAGGATAAAAGTTTTGCTGGCTGAAGATGAACCGGCGCTTGCCCACATTATTCGTGAAAGCCTGGAGGAGCGAAATTTTGAAGTAATGCTGTGCAACAACGGTGAACAAGCTTTGCAATGTTACCGTAAGTACCAACCAGATGTAATAGCACTGGATGTAATGATGCCCAAGCTGGATGGTTTTGAGGTAGCCCGGCAAATCAGGGTGCAAGATTTAAAAACGCCTATTATCTTTTTAACAGCCCGCTCACAATCTAAAGATGTAGTAACGGGATTTGAACTGGGCGCTAATGATTATTTGAAAAAGCCATTCGGTGTAGAGGAACTCATTGTACGCATTAAAGTGCTGCTAAGTAGTTACCGGATGCTGGATATTAAGTCACATCCCGCATCATCAATATACTATATTGGTAGTATGGTTTTTAATGCTGATAAGGGCATTTTGCAAAACGAGATTGAAACCATATCGCTTACAACTCGTGAAAGCGATATTTTAAGAGTGTTTTGTAAGAACTCCCATCAGGTAGTAGAGCGTAAAATTTTGCTAAACAACCTTTGGGGCGACGATAACTTTTTCAATGCCCGTAGTCTGGATGTTTTTATTACCAAGCTGCGCCGCCACCTGGAAGCCGATGCACAAGTGCAAATTGTTACTATCAGAGGCGTAGGTTATAAATTAGTTTGGTAG
- a CDS encoding cell surface protein, whose product MSSIWSSCKKDKADHTSTSTTHPVTAQSSAYVTQMLEYKPAPGQFINTSTGNATAAQSVLNTNAGLVSLGAFGGYIVLGFDHTVINQANQNDIIVYGNASTGFAEPGVIWVMQDTNGNGKADDIWYELAGSTVNQTGYRRNYSVTYTRPANGTGDVAWTDNLGNSGTVKANSFHTQAYYPTSITSNTYTLAGTLLPSTNIDSSNSTYVTSTAFAYGYADQTSGGDQIDIARAVDTNGNAVQLTGIDFIKIQTGIQYNLGWLGELSTEVAGVADLSLLKK is encoded by the coding sequence ATGAGCAGCATTTGGTCATCTTGTAAAAAAGATAAAGCGGATCATACTTCAACCAGCACCACGCATCCAGTTACGGCGCAAAGCAGTGCTTATGTTACTCAAATGCTGGAATATAAACCGGCACCAGGGCAATTTATCAATACCAGCACGGGTAATGCAACAGCTGCTCAAAGTGTATTAAATACTAACGCTGGTTTAGTAAGTTTGGGAGCTTTTGGTGGCTATATTGTGTTAGGGTTCGACCATACCGTAATTAACCAAGCCAATCAAAATGATATAATTGTTTATGGCAATGCCAGCACCGGTTTTGCCGAACCAGGCGTAATTTGGGTGATGCAAGACACCAACGGTAACGGCAAAGCTGATGATATTTGGTATGAACTGGCAGGAAGTACTGTAAACCAAACCGGATACCGGCGTAATTATAGCGTAACCTACACCCGCCCTGCTAATGGTACCGGCGATGTAGCTTGGACCGATAATTTAGGCAATAGCGGCACTGTTAAAGCTAACAGTTTTCATACCCAAGCTTATTATCCTACAAGCATAACCAGCAATACTTATACCCTAGCCGGAACCCTGCTGCCTAGCACCAACATTGACAGCAGCAACAGTACTTATGTAACCAGTACCGCCTTTGCTTATGGTTATGCCGATCAAACGTCTGGCGGTGATCAGATAGATATTGCCCGGGCTGTAGATACTAACGGCAATGCTGTACAGCTTACAGGTATCGATTTTATAAAAATACAAACCGGCATACAGTACAACTTGGGTTGGTTGGGTGAACTATCAACCGAGGTGGCTGGCGTGGCCGATTTAAGTTTACTCAAGAAATAA
- a CDS encoding YncE family protein translates to MKTNLPLTKSALVLLLSVAVLFSACKKDHADHPPVINGTAGVYVLCEGSYGKANSAITYYDINTNTATADIFQKVNNAALGESANDLQQYGSKMYCVVSGIKGNQQSFVDVLDLKTCKLIKQISFNATTGGALPRRIAFYQGKAYISRYDGKVSRLDTATLAVDGEVTLSEGLEGLAVANGKLYVANSANFQYTNGKGNVISVVDLNTFTKTKDIKVSYNPISVAAASSGDVYNVAAGDYYTIPAALTRISSAADTLVKTYTTYSNYSLLSISGTAGYVLTEPYSNPVIRTLNVSNGTLGSSNFITDGTKITTIYSLTINPFQNDVVITDANSYSATAGKVYYFSADGKIKYSFASASFPQRAVFVYKYE, encoded by the coding sequence ATGAAAACAAATTTACCCCTTACTAAAAGCGCACTTGTACTGCTCCTGAGCGTAGCTGTACTTTTTAGCGCTTGTAAAAAAGACCACGCCGATCATCCACCTGTAATTAATGGCACAGCCGGCGTTTATGTACTATGCGAAGGCTCGTACGGCAAAGCCAATAGTGCTATTACTTATTACGATATCAATACCAACACCGCTACTGCTGATATTTTCCAAAAAGTAAACAATGCAGCCCTAGGTGAATCGGCTAATGATTTGCAGCAATACGGCAGTAAAATGTATTGCGTTGTATCAGGAATTAAAGGCAATCAGCAATCGTTTGTGGATGTACTGGACTTGAAAACCTGTAAACTGATTAAACAAATTTCTTTTAACGCTACCACAGGTGGCGCTTTACCGCGCAGAATAGCTTTTTACCAAGGCAAAGCTTACATTTCAAGATATGATGGCAAAGTAAGCCGTTTAGACACTGCTACTTTAGCTGTTGATGGCGAAGTAACTTTGAGTGAAGGTTTAGAAGGTTTAGCTGTAGCTAATGGTAAGCTGTATGTAGCCAATTCAGCCAACTTTCAGTATACTAATGGTAAAGGCAACGTTATATCGGTAGTGGATTTGAACACATTTACCAAAACCAAAGACATCAAAGTAAGCTATAACCCAATTAGTGTAGCTGCAGCATCTAGCGGTGATGTTTACAACGTAGCCGCTGGCGATTATTATACTATTCCAGCCGCTTTAACCCGTATCAGCAGCGCTGCTGATACTTTAGTAAAAACTTATACCACTTACAGCAATTACAGCTTGTTAAGCATTTCAGGAACTGCTGGCTATGTTTTAACCGAGCCATACAGCAATCCGGTTATTCGTACCTTAAATGTAAGCAATGGCACATTAGGCAGCAGCAACTTTATTACTGATGGCACTAAAATAACTACCATTTACAGCTTAACCATCAACCCGTTCCAAAACGATGTGGTTATTACTGATGCTAATAGCTATAGTGCTACAGCCGGTAAGGTATATTACTTTAGTGCCGATGGCAAAATAAAGTATAGCTTTGCTAGCGCCAGCTTTCCGCAACGCGCTGTATTTGTTTACAAATATGAATAA
- a CDS encoding DUF5074 domain-containing protein — MTISKPYKKFLYFILLLLVLVGACRKDPKQTDSETEKVSSGSSSTIKGFYLVNEGNMGSNKASLDYYDYTTGNYTRNLFGSVNPDVVLGLGDVANDVAIYGAKMYVVINNSNQVEVMNARTAKHIKEISVPNGRYITFYQNKAYITSYEGYVAVADTGTLTVEKTIKVGRQPEQLAVVNQKLYVANSGGYDPANYEHTVSVINLSTQTVTKTIDVAINLDKVVADKYGDIYVTSRGNYYDISPKLFVIDTQNDVVKKQFDIAAGGLTINQDIAYLYTSSYNYNTGNSTITYRMLNVKDETLLNQSFITDGTDQQIKTPYGIAVDPVSLDVYVTDARDYVSSGILYCFDKTGKKKWSVTTGDIPAHFAFLY; from the coding sequence ATGACAATAAGCAAACCTTATAAAAAATTCCTATACTTTATTTTGCTATTACTCGTACTAGTTGGTGCATGCCGTAAAGATCCCAAGCAAACGGACAGTGAAACCGAAAAGGTATCCTCCGGCAGTAGCAGTACCATTAAAGGTTTTTACCTGGTGAATGAAGGCAATATGGGTTCTAATAAAGCTTCTTTGGATTATTATGATTACACAACCGGCAACTATACCCGTAACCTTTTTGGCAGCGTAAACCCCGATGTAGTACTAGGTTTAGGTGATGTAGCCAACGATGTTGCCATTTACGGTGCTAAAATGTATGTAGTTATCAATAACTCTAATCAGGTTGAAGTCATGAATGCTCGTACAGCCAAGCATATTAAAGAAATTAGTGTACCCAATGGCCGTTATATTACTTTTTACCAGAACAAAGCTTATATCACTTCTTACGAGGGCTATGTTGCTGTAGCTGATACCGGCACATTAACCGTAGAAAAAACTATTAAAGTAGGCCGTCAGCCTGAACAATTAGCCGTGGTTAATCAAAAGTTGTATGTAGCTAATTCTGGCGGTTATGATCCAGCTAATTACGAGCATACGGTTTCGGTCATTAACCTTTCTACACAAACCGTCACTAAAACTATTGATGTAGCCATTAACCTGGATAAAGTAGTAGCTGATAAGTATGGCGATATCTATGTCACCTCGCGCGGTAACTATTACGATATTTCCCCAAAGCTGTTTGTAATTGATACGCAAAATGATGTAGTGAAAAAGCAGTTTGATATAGCTGCTGGCGGCTTAACCATTAACCAAGATATTGCTTACCTCTATACATCATCCTACAACTACAATACAGGCAACAGTACCATTACTTACCGGATGCTCAACGTAAAAGATGAAACCCTTTTAAACCAAAGCTTCATAACTGATGGTACCGACCAGCAAATTAAAACCCCTTACGGGATAGCAGTCGATCCTGTATCGTTAGACGTATATGTAACTGATGCGCGCGACTATGTAAGCTCAGGCATACTATACTGTTTTGATAAAACCGGCAAGAAAAAATGGTCGGTTACCACCGGCGATATACCAGCACACTTTGCATTTCTTTATTAA